The following proteins are co-located in the Pyrococcus abyssi GE5 genome:
- a CDS encoding replication factor C large subunit, whose protein sequence is MPEVPWVEKYRPRRLSEIINQEDAISKVKAWIEAWLHGNPPKKKALLLAGPPGSGKTTTVYALAREYNFEVIELNASDERTYDKIARYVQAAYTMDILGKRRKIIFLDEADNIEPSGAPEIAKLIDRARNPIIMAANHYWEVPKEIRDRAELVEYKRLTQRDVINALVRILKREGITVPKEVLVEIAKRASGDLRAAINDLQTVVAGGYEDARYVLAYRDVEKTVFQALGLVFASDNAKRAKLAMMNLDMSPDEFLLWIDENIPHMYLKPEEMARAYEAISKADIYLGRAQRTGNYSLWRYAIDMMTAGVAVAGTKKRGFAKFYPPNTLKMLAESKEERSTRNSIIKKIMSEMHMSKLEAIETMKIIKTIFEKNLDLAAHFTVFLGLSEKEVEFLAGRENAGTIWGKALAIRRKLKKEEEKIRKERKEEEKVEVREEKPEEKVEEKREERETKKEKEKKEEKKAEKKGKQVTLFDFIKK, encoded by the coding sequence ATGCCAGAAGTTCCCTGGGTGGAGAAGTATCGTCCCAGGAGGCTTAGCGAGATAATAAATCAGGAGGATGCCATAAGCAAGGTTAAGGCCTGGATTGAGGCATGGCTTCACGGGAACCCGCCTAAGAAAAAGGCCTTATTACTTGCAGGTCCCCCAGGAAGCGGGAAGACCACGACAGTCTACGCTTTAGCAAGGGAGTATAACTTCGAAGTTATAGAGCTCAACGCCAGCGATGAGAGGACATATGATAAAATAGCTAGGTACGTTCAGGCCGCTTATACCATGGATATCCTGGGAAAGAGAAGGAAAATTATCTTCCTGGATGAAGCGGACAATATAGAGCCAAGTGGGGCCCCAGAGATTGCCAAGCTTATAGATAGAGCAAGGAACCCAATAATAATGGCTGCCAACCATTACTGGGAGGTCCCCAAGGAGATAAGGGACAGAGCAGAGCTCGTGGAGTACAAGAGGCTTACGCAGAGAGACGTCATAAATGCCCTCGTGAGAATACTCAAAAGGGAAGGGATAACGGTTCCAAAGGAAGTTCTAGTTGAGATAGCCAAAAGGGCCAGTGGAGACCTTAGAGCCGCCATAAATGACCTTCAAACCGTAGTTGCCGGGGGATACGAAGATGCAAGGTACGTTTTAGCTTACAGAGATGTTGAAAAGACCGTGTTCCAAGCCCTAGGCCTGGTCTTCGCAAGCGACAATGCCAAAAGGGCGAAGCTCGCGATGATGAACCTTGACATGTCCCCGGATGAGTTCCTTCTTTGGATAGACGAGAACATTCCACACATGTACCTTAAGCCCGAGGAGATGGCCAGGGCTTATGAAGCTATAAGCAAGGCGGACATATACCTTGGGAGGGCCCAAAGAACCGGGAACTATTCATTGTGGAGGTACGCCATAGACATGATGACGGCTGGAGTTGCAGTTGCAGGAACTAAGAAGAGGGGCTTCGCAAAGTTCTACCCCCCGAACACGCTGAAGATGCTTGCTGAGAGCAAAGAGGAGAGGTCGACTAGGAATTCGATAATCAAGAAGATAATGAGCGAGATGCACATGAGTAAGCTCGAGGCAATAGAGACTATGAAGATAATCAAGACGATCTTCGAGAAGAACCTTGACTTGGCGGCTCATTTTACTGTCTTCCTGGGCCTTAGCGAGAAGGAAGTTGAATTTCTAGCGGGGAGAGAAAACGCTGGAACGATATGGGGGAAGGCGTTAGCGATAAGGAGGAAACTTAAGAAGGAAGAGGAGAAAATCAGAAAAGAGAGGAAAGAGGAGGAAAAGGTCGAGGTTCGGGAGGAGAAACCTGAGGAAAAAGTTGAAGAGAAAAGGGAAGAAAGGGAGACCAAAAAGGAAAAGGAGAAGAAGGAAGAGAAAAAAGCTGAGAAGAAAGGTAAACAGGTTACGCTCTTCGACTTCATAAAGAAGTAG
- the taw22 gene encoding tRNA (guanine(37)-N1)/4-demethylwyosine(37)-methyltransferase Taw22: MSGVKVRREDAKKVLELLKSVGILDGKRKAIRDEKYVIFPVTDTNIAKSLGLEVVDVELPMRPERQIYKNLEDLLPREIFKKLGRLDIVGDIAIVSIPDEILSEREVIVSAIRKLYPKVKVIARRGFHSGLYRIRELEVIWGENRLHTIHKENGVLIKVDLSKVFFNPRMKGERYRIAQLVNDGERILVPFAGVIPYPLVIARFKNVEVYAVEINEFAVKLAEENLELNRDRLKGKIKIIHGDVFEVLPNLPNFDRVVSPTPKGVDALSLTLSKAEKFLHYYDFVHESEIERFRERVLEECRRQGKECRVSVRKVSDYKPHVYKVCADVEILS; this comes from the coding sequence GTGAGTGGGGTTAAGGTAAGAAGAGAGGATGCTAAGAAAGTACTGGAATTGTTGAAAAGCGTTGGCATACTAGACGGCAAAAGGAAGGCCATTAGGGATGAGAAGTACGTTATATTTCCAGTTACGGACACCAATATAGCTAAATCCCTGGGTCTAGAGGTAGTTGACGTTGAGTTGCCGATGAGACCGGAGAGGCAAATCTACAAGAATTTAGAGGATCTACTTCCCAGGGAAATTTTCAAGAAACTTGGAAGGCTTGATATAGTTGGGGACATAGCTATAGTATCGATACCGGATGAAATCTTGAGTGAGAGGGAAGTGATCGTTTCCGCTATAAGGAAGCTCTACCCGAAAGTTAAGGTAATCGCGAGGAGGGGCTTTCACTCTGGGTTATATAGGATCAGGGAGTTGGAGGTCATATGGGGGGAGAATAGACTTCACACGATTCACAAGGAGAATGGGGTTTTAATAAAGGTTGACTTGTCGAAGGTCTTCTTCAATCCCAGGATGAAAGGGGAAAGATATAGGATAGCCCAGCTCGTAAACGATGGGGAGAGAATTTTAGTTCCTTTCGCCGGTGTCATTCCCTACCCCCTAGTAATTGCCCGATTCAAGAATGTTGAGGTCTATGCGGTTGAAATAAATGAGTTTGCAGTTAAACTAGCTGAGGAAAACCTTGAACTGAACAGGGATAGGCTTAAGGGTAAGATAAAGATCATCCATGGCGACGTCTTTGAAGTTCTCCCCAATCTACCGAACTTTGATAGGGTTGTGAGCCCTACTCCCAAAGGGGTTGACGCCCTTAGCTTAACGCTTTCTAAGGCTGAGAAGTTCCTCCATTACTACGACTTCGTTCACGAAAGTGAGATAGAAAGGTTTAGGGAGAGGGTTCTCGAGGAGTGTAGAAGGCAGGGAAAGGAGTGCAGGGTTAGCGTTAGAAAGGTCTCCGATTATAAGCCACACGTTTACAAGGTGTGTGCGGACGTTGAGATTTTGAGCTGA
- the moaA gene encoding GTP 3',8-cyclase MoaA gives MLIDRFGRPVTNLRISLTKECNLNCFYCHREGQLDGERTMKPEEIERIVRIASRLGIKKVKLTGGEPTIRKDIVEIIRRIRPYVVDLSLTTNGTTLYTLAEELKEAGLDRVNISLDTLDRKKYKMITGFDVLDQVIKGIEKATKLFYPVKLNMVVMRGINDDEIWDLIRFAGKVNAILQLIEIEVPREMENSQFFKDFFYPLKPLEEEFEKIAVEIRERRMHRRRKYFLPVDGKVVEVEVVRSMHNTVFCMNCTRLRLTADGYLKTCLLRRDDLIDILGPLRNGASDAELVDIFKRAVLMRRPYWT, from the coding sequence ATGCTGATAGATAGATTCGGAAGGCCGGTTACTAACCTGAGGATCTCGTTAACTAAGGAGTGCAACTTGAACTGCTTCTACTGCCACAGGGAGGGCCAACTTGATGGAGAGAGAACTATGAAGCCCGAGGAGATAGAGAGGATAGTAAGGATAGCATCTCGACTTGGGATCAAGAAGGTTAAGCTAACGGGTGGAGAGCCGACGATAAGGAAGGATATAGTTGAAATAATAAGGAGGATAAGGCCCTACGTTGTTGATCTCTCCTTAACTACCAACGGAACTACACTTTACACCCTCGCCGAGGAACTTAAAGAGGCCGGTCTTGACAGGGTTAACATAAGCCTGGATACGTTGGATAGGAAGAAGTACAAGATGATAACTGGGTTTGACGTTCTAGATCAAGTTATTAAAGGTATAGAGAAGGCCACGAAGCTATTCTATCCAGTAAAGCTTAACATGGTTGTTATGAGAGGAATTAATGACGATGAAATATGGGATTTAATAAGGTTCGCAGGTAAAGTCAATGCGATCCTTCAACTGATTGAGATTGAGGTTCCCAGGGAGATGGAGAACTCTCAGTTCTTCAAGGACTTCTTCTATCCACTAAAGCCTTTGGAGGAAGAGTTCGAGAAGATTGCCGTTGAAATCAGGGAAAGAAGGATGCATAGGAGGAGGAAGTACTTCCTCCCCGTCGATGGGAAGGTCGTGGAGGTTGAGGTTGTTAGGTCGATGCACAATACAGTTTTCTGCATGAATTGCACGAGACTAAGGCTAACTGCCGATGGCTACTTAAAGACGTGTTTGTTGAGGAGGGATGACTTGATAGATATCCTGGGCCCGCTTCGAAACGGTGCTAGCGACGCTGAGTTGGTGGATATATTCAAGAGGGCCGTGCTCATGAGGAGGCCCTACTGGACTTAG
- a CDS encoding DUF402 domain-containing protein, with amino-acid sequence MSTESEISVRIRGIYSTALTKLFLDKGFKIVQPSDVIAERLGIEKSYEDFDVDIYDRNHGITIVGTKVEEVRKALEEELVDVFFRKLPYKLYGVYKGIVVKRDDRYVYVDIGNAIGTVLVEELPDAVEGDEVVVQVKKHNVLPHLSIMITIPGDYAVLIPKPIGVQRHVKISRKIRDPEERERLRILGLSVNLGEWGILWRTAAAYKEWSLLRDELVRLSKIADKLKEADKYSAPAEIIEGRSIYEVEFGGGAKKKLDEIRNRVVPTIEGHHQYKSYDPEFTLAVEVAEGILAKMPSQRQKISEGFVEAITNSKGPRVGWIFTLNHVKPDGQVIKIGPGEVIEVSSRPLRVKIRRNLRPGRVYDGLEVPIEPGDYAITEIEAGKWWFVHRYYDRNGNLKGEFYNINTPVEIYPDKARYVDLEVDIVKWPDGKKEIIDKEKLKEHYEDGIISEKLYKAVLRIVQEVYERV; translated from the coding sequence GTGTCTACAGAGTCAGAGATATCGGTGAGGATTAGGGGGATTTATAGCACGGCCCTAACAAAGCTCTTCCTCGACAAGGGGTTCAAGATCGTCCAACCAAGTGACGTCATTGCAGAGAGGCTCGGGATTGAGAAGTCCTACGAGGACTTCGACGTCGACATATACGACAGAAACCACGGAATAACGATTGTGGGAACCAAGGTTGAAGAAGTTAGGAAGGCCCTTGAGGAGGAATTAGTTGATGTATTCTTTAGGAAGCTTCCCTACAAATTGTATGGCGTCTACAAGGGAATCGTCGTGAAGAGAGACGACAGATACGTGTACGTGGACATTGGAAATGCAATAGGAACAGTTCTAGTGGAAGAGTTGCCAGATGCCGTTGAAGGGGATGAGGTTGTCGTTCAGGTGAAGAAGCACAACGTTCTACCGCACCTTAGCATCATGATAACGATTCCTGGGGACTATGCAGTGTTAATACCTAAGCCGATAGGGGTTCAAAGGCACGTGAAGATATCGAGAAAGATTAGGGATCCAGAGGAGAGGGAGAGGTTAAGGATACTTGGGCTTAGCGTAAACCTTGGAGAATGGGGAATCCTATGGAGGACTGCGGCCGCTTATAAGGAATGGAGCCTCCTAAGGGATGAGCTTGTAAGGTTATCTAAGATAGCTGATAAGCTAAAGGAAGCCGACAAATACTCAGCACCTGCTGAGATAATTGAGGGCAGAAGCATTTATGAGGTAGAATTTGGAGGAGGGGCGAAGAAGAAGCTTGACGAGATAAGGAACAGAGTCGTTCCGACAATAGAGGGGCACCACCAGTACAAGTCCTACGACCCAGAATTCACGTTAGCAGTTGAGGTCGCTGAGGGGATTCTAGCGAAGATGCCCTCCCAGAGGCAGAAGATAAGCGAGGGGTTCGTTGAGGCCATAACAAATTCAAAGGGCCCAAGGGTTGGATGGATATTCACGCTAAACCACGTTAAGCCGGATGGTCAGGTTATAAAGATAGGGCCAGGGGAAGTAATAGAGGTATCTTCAAGGCCTCTAAGGGTCAAGATAAGGAGGAACTTAAGACCTGGAAGGGTCTACGATGGGCTTGAGGTACCTATAGAACCGGGAGACTACGCAATAACGGAAATAGAGGCCGGAAAGTGGTGGTTCGTTCACCGCTACTACGATAGGAACGGAAACCTCAAGGGAGAATTCTATAATATAAATACTCCAGTAGAGATATACCCGGACAAGGCTAGGTACGTGGATCTCGAAGTGGACATTGTGAAGTGGCCAGATGGGAAGAAAGAGATAATAGACAAGGAAAAGCTCAAGGAACACTACGAGGATGGAATAATAAGTGAGAAGTTGTACAAGGCCGTTTTGAGAATAGTTCAGGAAGTTTATGAGAGGGTCTAG
- a CDS encoding LAGLIDADG family homing endonuclease, producing MEEVREVKVLEKPWVEKYRPQKLEEIVGQEHIVKRLKHYVKTGSMPHLLFAGPPGVGKCLTGDAKVIANGELTTIGELVERISNGKLGPTPVRGLTVLGIDEDGKLVELPVEYVYKDKTSELVKIRTRLGRELKVTPYHPLLVNRRNGKIEWVKAEELKPGDRLAIPSFLPAMLNDNPLAEWLGYFFGNGYTDSEERVVFESKSKELRKRFMELTRKLFQDAEIKEDSGKVYVSSSEVKRLVKSLNKDSIPEQAWKGLRSFLRAYFDCNAEIKDKIIVSTAGKEIAEQISYALAGLGIVAEVDDKGSVIISDPENVSRFLDEIGFSVEEKKEEAKALIKKSTLNLGIYVDKELISYVREKLKLSFYENETMWSPEKAREIAWKLMKEIYYRLDELERFKKALSKSVIIDWSEVEKKKEEISEKTGISVNEILEYAKGKRKPSLEEYVKIAKALGVELKETLEAIFTFGKKYLGYVISDEIETLEEVRKEELKRLKELLNDEKLKKGVAYLIFLAQNELLWDEIIEVEKLKGDFVIYDLHVPKYHNFIGGNLPTVLHNTTAALALARELFGENWRHNFLELNASDERGINVIREKVKEFARTKPIGGASFKIIFLDEADALTQDAQQALRRTMEMFSSNVRFILSCVTGDTKVYTPDEREVKIRDFMNYFENGLIKEVSNRIGRDTVIAAVSFNSRIVGHPVYRLTLESGRIIEATGDHMFLTPEGWKQTYDIKEGSEVLVKPTLEGTPYEPDPRVIIDIKEFYNFLEKIEREHNLKPLKEAKTFRELITKDKEKILRRALELRAEIENGLTKREAEILELISADTWIPRAELEKKARISRTRLNQILQRLEKKGYIERRIEGRKQFVRKIRNGKILRNAMDIKRILEEEFGIKISYTTVKKLLSGNVDGMAYRILKEVKEKWLVRYDDEKAGILARVVGFILGDGHLARNGRIWFNSSKEELEMLANDLRKLGLKPSEIIERDSSSEIQGRKVKGRIYMLYVDNAAFHALLRFWKVEVGNKTKKGYTVPEWIKKGNLFVKREFLRGLFGADGTKPCGKRYNFNGIKLEIRAKKESLERTVEFLNDVADLLREFDVDSKITVSPTKEGFIIRLIVTPNDANYLNFLTRVGYAYAKDTYARLVGEYIRIKLAYKNIILPGIAEKAIELATVTNSTYAAKVLGVSRDFVVNRLKGTQIGITRDFMTFEEFMKERVLNGYVIEKVIKKEKLGYLDVYDVTCARDHSFISNGLVSHNCNYSSKIIEPIQSRCAIFRFRPLNDEDIAKRLRYIAENEGLELTEEGLQAILYIAEGDMRRAINILQAAAALDRKITDENVFLVASRARPEDIREMMLLALKGNFLKAREKLREILLKQGLSGEDVLVQMHREVFNLPIDEPMKVYLADKIGEYNFRLVEGANEMIQLEALLAQFTLIGKKK from the coding sequence TCTCGGAATTGACGAAGATGGTAAGCTCGTTGAGTTGCCAGTTGAGTACGTTTACAAGGACAAGACGAGTGAGCTCGTTAAGATAAGAACTAGGTTAGGTAGAGAGCTCAAGGTAACCCCATACCACCCACTCCTCGTTAACAGGAGGAACGGAAAGATAGAGTGGGTTAAGGCTGAAGAGCTCAAACCTGGGGACAGGTTGGCGATTCCAAGCTTTTTACCGGCGATGCTCAACGATAATCCATTGGCAGAATGGCTCGGTTACTTCTTTGGCAACGGTTACACGGATTCTGAGGAAAGAGTTGTCTTTGAAAGTAAAAGCAAAGAGCTTAGGAAGAGATTCATGGAGCTAACCAGGAAGTTGTTCCAGGATGCTGAAATTAAAGAAGATTCGGGCAAAGTTTACGTGAGCTCGAGCGAAGTTAAAAGACTCGTCAAGAGTCTCAACAAGGATTCAATACCAGAGCAAGCCTGGAAAGGGTTGCGCTCATTCTTGAGGGCTTACTTCGACTGCAACGCTGAAATAAAAGACAAGATAATTGTTTCAACGGCTGGCAAGGAGATTGCGGAGCAAATATCCTATGCACTGGCTGGACTTGGAATAGTTGCCGAGGTTGATGATAAAGGTAGCGTAATTATCTCCGACCCCGAGAACGTTTCCCGCTTCTTAGATGAGATTGGCTTCTCCGTTGAGGAAAAGAAAGAGGAAGCTAAGGCCTTAATAAAGAAATCAACCCTAAACTTGGGCATCTACGTTGATAAAGAGCTAATATCCTACGTTAGGGAGAAACTCAAGCTCAGCTTTTACGAGAACGAAACAATGTGGAGCCCCGAAAAGGCGAGGGAAATAGCTTGGAAGCTAATGAAAGAAATCTACTACCGCCTCGACGAGTTAGAAAGGTTCAAAAAAGCCCTATCCAAGAGTGTAATCATAGACTGGAGCGAGGTTGAGAAGAAGAAGGAAGAAATATCGGAAAAGACTGGAATTAGTGTCAATGAAATTCTCGAGTACGCCAAGGGTAAGAGAAAGCCAAGCCTAGAGGAGTACGTTAAGATCGCAAAGGCCCTAGGAGTTGAGCTTAAGGAAACTCTCGAAGCAATATTCACCTTTGGAAAGAAGTACTTAGGTTATGTGATTAGCGATGAGATAGAAACCCTCGAGGAAGTAAGGAAGGAGGAGTTAAAGCGTTTGAAAGAACTTCTCAACGATGAAAAGCTCAAGAAGGGAGTAGCTTACCTAATCTTCCTCGCACAGAACGAGCTCCTATGGGATGAGATAATTGAGGTCGAGAAGCTTAAGGGGGACTTCGTGATATATGACCTCCACGTTCCTAAGTATCATAACTTCATTGGTGGCAACCTTCCAACGGTTCTCCACAACACAACCGCCGCTCTGGCCCTTGCAAGGGAATTATTCGGCGAAAACTGGCGCCATAACTTTTTAGAACTTAACGCGAGCGATGAGAGAGGCATAAACGTCATTAGGGAGAAGGTAAAGGAGTTTGCAAGGACAAAGCCAATAGGAGGGGCCAGTTTCAAGATAATATTCCTTGATGAGGCTGATGCTTTGACCCAGGATGCTCAACAAGCCCTGAGAAGAACGATGGAAATGTTCTCAAGCAACGTAAGGTTTATTTTAAGCTGTGTTACAGGAGACACAAAGGTATATACGCCGGACGAGAGGGAAGTCAAGATAAGAGACTTCATGAACTATTTTGAAAATGGATTAATTAAAGAGGTTAGTAATAGGATTGGCAGAGATACCGTCATTGCAGCTGTTTCCTTTAATTCCAGAATAGTTGGCCATCCTGTTTACAGACTAACCCTAGAAAGTGGAAGAATAATAGAAGCAACGGGAGATCACATGTTTCTTACCCCAGAAGGCTGGAAACAAACTTATGATATCAAGGAAGGCTCAGAAGTTCTCGTAAAGCCCACCCTTGAGGGGACACCTTATGAGCCAGACCCAAGAGTAATAATAGACATTAAGGAGTTCTATAATTTCCTTGAAAAAATTGAAAGAGAGCATAATCTCAAGCCCCTTAAAGAAGCAAAAACCTTTAGAGAACTTATAACTAAGGACAAGGAAAAAATTCTAAGAAGAGCCCTCGAACTCAGGGCAGAGATAGAAAATGGCCTAACCAAGAGGGAGGCTGAGATATTAGAACTAATTAGTGCCGATACCTGGATACCAAGAGCCGAACTAGAGAAGAAAGCTAGAATTTCGCGTACAAGATTAAACCAAATCCTCCAAAGACTTGAGAAAAAGGGATACATAGAGAGGAGAATTGAGGGAAGAAAACAATTCGTAAGGAAAATCCGCAATGGAAAGATACTAAGGAACGCAATGGACATCAAGCGTATCCTAGAAGAAGAATTCGGAATAAAGATAAGCTACACCACCGTGAAGAAACTCCTCTCAGGAAATGTCGATGGAATGGCTTACAGGATACTCAAAGAAGTTAAGGAGAAGTGGCTTGTCCGCTATGACGATGAGAAAGCCGGAATCCTTGCAAGAGTCGTAGGCTTTATCCTTGGGGATGGACATCTAGCTAGGAATGGCAGAATTTGGTTCAATTCAAGCAAAGAAGAACTGGAAATGCTTGCTAATGATCTCAGAAAGCTAGGTTTAAAGCCCTCAGAAATAATAGAGCGTGATTCGAGTTCAGAGATCCAAGGAAGAAAAGTTAAAGGAAGAATTTATATGCTCTACGTTGACAATGCGGCATTCCATGCCCTGCTCCGCTTCTGGAAAGTTGAGGTAGGTAACAAAACTAAAAAAGGTTACACAGTTCCAGAGTGGATTAAGAAAGGAAATCTATTTGTTAAAAGAGAATTCCTGCGTGGCCTCTTCGGTGCAGATGGAACTAAACCGTGCGGAAAACGCTATAACTTCAATGGAATAAAGCTCGAGATACGTGCAAAGAAAGAGAGTCTCGAAAGGACTGTGGAGTTTCTTAACGATGTGGCCGACTTACTCAGGGAATTCGACGTGGATTCAAAGATCACAGTCTCACCTACTAAAGAGGGATTCATAATTAGGCTGATAGTAACGCCAAATGATGCCAACTATCTCAACTTCCTCACCAGAGTTGGTTACGCCTATGCTAAAGATACCTACGCTAGGCTCGTTGGAGAATATATAAGAATAAAACTTGCCTACAAGAATATAATCCTCCCAGGGATTGCAGAGAAAGCTATAGAGCTTGCAACTGTAACTAACTCAACTTATGCAGCCAAAGTACTCGGAGTTAGTAGGGACTTCGTAGTAAACAGACTCAAAGGTACACAAATTGGCATCACAAGAGATTTCATGACCTTCGAGGAGTTTATGAAGGAGAGAGTACTAAATGGTTATGTCATTGAGAAAGTGATAAAGAAGGAAAAGCTCGGCTACCTCGACGTTTACGATGTGACATGTGCAAGGGATCACAGTTTTATTTCAAATGGTCTTGTTAGTCACAATTGCAACTATTCGTCAAAGATTATCGAACCAATTCAGTCAAGATGTGCGATATTTAGGTTCAGACCATTGAACGATGAGGACATAGCAAAGAGGCTAAGGTACATAGCCGAGAACGAGGGGCTTGAGCTAACTGAGGAAGGGCTTCAGGCAATACTATACATAGCCGAAGGAGATATGAGGAGAGCAATAAACATTTTACAAGCTGCCGCAGCCCTAGATAGGAAGATAACGGATGAAAATGTATTCCTCGTTGCTAGCAGGGCAAGGCCCGAGGATATAAGGGAGATGATGCTCCTAGCCCTCAAGGGCAACTTCCTGAAGGCCAGGGAAAAGCTCAGAGAGATTCTCCTGAAGCAGGGATTGAGCGGTGAAGACGTTTTAGTCCAGATGCACAGGGAAGTGTTCAACCTACCCATAGACGAACCCATGAAAGTTTACCTAGCGGATAAGATAGGAGAATACAACTTCAGACTCGTTGAAGGTGCAAACGAAATGATTCAGCTGGAAGCATTACTGGCCCAATTCACACTAATCGGAAAGAAGAAATAA